The following coding sequences lie in one Thermodesulfobacteriota bacterium genomic window:
- a CDS encoding PEP-CTERM sorting domain-containing protein, with protein MKKVLIVLLVSILAIVLINFVFTGNVFSLPPPNLISTFYKDSNVSIPEPATMFLLGIGLIGIAGFGRKKLFKK; from the coding sequence ATGAAGAAAGTTTTAATTGTTTTGCTTGTTTCAATTTTAGCAATCGTTTTAATAAATTTTGTTTTCACCGGAAACGTTTTTTCATTACCTCCCCCCAATCTAATTAGCACTTTTTATAAAGATTCTAACGTCTCCATTCCCGAACCTGCCACAATGTTTCTGCTTGGCATAGGTCTGATTGGTATAGCTGGTTTCGGAAGAAAGAAACTATTTAAAAAGTAA
- a CDS encoding sigma-54 dependent transcriptional regulator — MNNNLQKISPLIGVSANLVKTKELINHVADTGLNIIICGESGVGKEVVAQNLYQKSPRKGKPFVKINCAALPDGLLESELFGFEQGAFTGAERRRRGKFEMAHGGVLLLDEIGDMSISLQAKLLHVLQSGEFSRLGSEKDLKTDTWILAATNHELEKDIKNEKFREDLYFRLNIIKIYISPLRERPEDIPVLIDHFLRKYSPRFKNTEVKPDYSLIEKLKKYHWPGNVRELQNVLKRILVMGNWEEIVSELTHSSYATDDLAVAETSSKEHSIVSDILNSAVGSPPDLDSFSLKEIKKRTLDKVEKEAISYVLGRTDWNRSKAAKILKISYKTLLYKISDLNIERPPKF; from the coding sequence ATGAATAACAATTTGCAAAAAATTTCTCCCTTAATCGGTGTAAGCGCTAATTTAGTTAAAACAAAAGAGCTTATAAATCACGTTGCCGACACAGGTTTGAATATAATTATTTGCGGAGAAAGTGGTGTCGGCAAAGAGGTGGTTGCACAAAACCTTTACCAGAAGTCACCCAGGAAAGGAAAGCCCTTTGTTAAAATCAACTGCGCTGCACTACCGGACGGGCTGCTTGAAAGTGAACTTTTCGGTTTTGAACAGGGAGCTTTTACCGGAGCTGAACGCAGAAGACGCGGAAAATTCGAAATGGCTCATGGAGGAGTTTTACTATTGGATGAAATCGGCGATATGTCCATTTCTCTTCAAGCAAAACTTCTCCATGTTCTTCAAAGTGGGGAATTTTCCCGCTTGGGCTCTGAAAAAGATTTAAAAACAGATACTTGGATATTAGCCGCCACCAACCATGAACTTGAGAAAGACATTAAAAATGAAAAGTTCAGGGAAGACCTGTACTTTCGGCTGAACATTATAAAAATCTATATTTCCCCTCTTCGCGAAAGACCGGAAGATATCCCGGTTCTGATAGATCATTTTTTAAGAAAATACTCGCCTCGATTTAAAAATACTGAGGTAAAGCCCGATTACAGCTTAATCGAAAAGCTGAAAAAATACCATTGGCCTGGAAATGTTAGAGAACTTCAGAATGTGCTGAAACGAATTCTGGTGATGGGCAATTGGGAAGAAATTGTTAGTGAACTTACACACAGCAGCTATGCCACAGACGATTTGGCAGTTGCAGAGACATCTTCAAAAGAGCATTCAATTGTCTCTGATATACTCAATTCTGCAGTCGGTTCTCCACCTGATCTTGACTCATTTTCCCTTAAAGAAATAAAGAAAAGGACTCTTGACAAGGTTGAAAAAGAGGCGATCTCTTATGTTTTGGGCAGGACAGATTGGAATCGAAGCAAAGCCGCCAAAATTTTGAAAATAAGTTATAAGACGCTATTATATAAGATCAGTGATCTTAATATCGAACGTCCTCCAAAATTCTGA
- a CDS encoding response regulator: MDKPYKLLIIDDNEETLTMLHAFFSKKNYEVVSSLNGLDGLKLFESDKKGFDLVITDLVMPNISGVAVISIIKKKNPDTPVIAITGWGEHPESLASEANADLILSKPLQLDELEGFVLDLLSRKNRA, encoded by the coding sequence ATGGATAAACCATACAAATTGCTCATTATTGACGACAACGAAGAAACCCTAACCATGCTTCATGCGTTTTTCAGTAAGAAAAATTATGAGGTTGTCTCTTCACTTAACGGCCTTGACGGACTTAAACTGTTCGAATCTGATAAAAAAGGGTTTGATCTGGTAATAACTGATCTTGTAATGCCCAATATCAGCGGGGTTGCTGTTATCTCTATTATAAAGAAAAAAAATCCCGATACGCCGGTCATCGCAATTACAGGATGGGGTGAACATCCCGAATCACTGGCTTCAGAAGCAAATGCCGACCTGATACTGTCAAAGCCATTACAGCTTGATGAACTGGAAGGTTTCGTTCTTGATTTACTTTCAAGAAAAAATAGGGCTTGA
- a CDS encoding sigma 54-interacting transcriptional regulator has translation MLNKCPTIVGNNPEIVKIREMIPELSRSSETVLLKGEKGTGKELIAKVIQHKSARAKNPFIKVNCSALSNQMSEIELLGRNVKAIKDLKQRKKGIFSVADTGTLFFNEIGQLPPAYQAELMILKENLMSKTMAKTEEKVDVRVIASTSTDLESLVRKGAFLQKLYYRLNAVSIIIPPLRYRLEDIPFIADFFTDKYCAELGKKHFKLSQKTKSEFFNYHWPGNILELENLVKGAVALGNEDHLIFQHKWKDRKNEYTHNFNELTDIKKHKKSSGDLPLKDICREIIAQAEQKLLKQALEKTNWNRKKAAMMLHISYKSLLNKIKAYNLT, from the coding sequence ATGTTAAACAAGTGCCCAACGATAGTCGGGAACAATCCGGAAATAGTTAAAATAAGAGAGATGATTCCGGAACTTAGCCGTTCCAGCGAAACGGTTCTTCTAAAAGGTGAAAAAGGGACGGGCAAAGAACTTATTGCAAAAGTTATACAGCACAAGTCCGCCAGAGCGAAAAATCCGTTTATAAAAGTAAACTGTTCTGCATTATCAAACCAAATGTCTGAAATTGAACTTCTCGGGAGAAATGTAAAGGCGATTAAAGATTTAAAGCAGCGTAAAAAGGGAATTTTTTCAGTTGCAGACACAGGAACTCTCTTTTTCAATGAGATTGGACAGTTGCCGCCTGCGTATCAGGCTGAACTTATGATTCTGAAAGAAAACCTTATGTCAAAAACCATGGCTAAAACAGAAGAAAAAGTTGACGTCCGAGTAATTGCCTCTACCAGTACTGATCTTGAGTCATTAGTTCGGAAAGGAGCTTTTCTGCAAAAACTTTATTACAGACTAAATGCGGTCAGCATAATAATACCGCCACTGAGATACAGGTTGGAGGATATACCATTTATAGCTGATTTTTTTACTGATAAATACTGTGCAGAATTAGGCAAAAAACATTTCAAGTTGTCGCAAAAAACAAAAAGTGAATTTTTCAATTATCATTGGCCGGGTAATATTTTGGAACTAGAGAACCTGGTAAAAGGTGCAGTGGCACTCGGTAATGAAGATCACTTAATTTTTCAACATAAATGGAAAGACAGGAAAAATGAATATACACATAATTTTAATGAGTTAACAGATATAAAAAAACATAAAAAGAGTTCAGGCGATTTACCCTTAAAGGATATTTGCAGGGAAATTATTGCGCAGGCAGAACAGAAACTTTTGAAACAGGCCCTTGAGAAGACAAACTGGAACAGAAAAAAGGCAGCAATGATGCTGCATATCAGTTACAAGTCACTGTTGAACAAAATAAAGGCATACAATCTTACCTAA